The following coding sequences lie in one Glycine soja cultivar W05 chromosome 16, ASM419377v2, whole genome shotgun sequence genomic window:
- the LOC114391234 gene encoding glycine-rich protein A3-like, protein MGGGKDKHHDESDKGIFSQLAHGVAGAAHGGHGYPPGAYPPPPGAYPPHQGYPPQHGYPPAGYPPHQGYPPAGYPPAGYPGSSHAPGSHGHGGMGAMLTGGAAAAAAAYGAHHVSHGSHGSYGQYAAHGAHMPHGKFKQHGKHGKFKHGKHGKFGKHGKHGKFGKHGGGFKKWK, encoded by the exons ATGGGAGGTGGCAAGGACAAGCACCATGATGAATCTGACAAAGGAATTTTTTCACAGCTTGCTCATGGGGTAGCTGGTGCAGCACATGGTGGACATGGGTACCCACCTGGGGCTTACCCACCACCACCTGGGGCATACCCTCCGCACCAAGGGTACCCTCCACAACATGGGTATCCTCCGGCTGGGTACCCTCCACATCAAGGTTACCCTCCTGCTGGTTACCCACCAGCTGGTTATCCTGGTTCATCTCATGCACCag GTTCTCATGGGCACGGCGGCATGGGAGCAATGCTCACCGGGGGTGCTGCCGCGGCTGCTGCTGCTTATGGTGCTCACCATGTCTCTCATGGCTCCCATGGCTCCTATGGCCAATATGCTGCACATGGTGCTCACATGCCCCATGGAAAATTCAAGCAGCATGGAAAGCACGGCAAGTTCAAGCATGGAAAGCATGGCAAGTTTGGCAAGCATGGAAAGCATGGCAAATTCGGCAAGCATGGTGGTGGGTTCAAGAAGTGGAAGTGA
- the LOC114391141 gene encoding uncharacterized protein LOC114391141 encodes MAAGGLDYSIRKKLDTQYLRDMAQLADRVRQLERLKVEKARNSKFHKKEKVAYVETNDSDQEFDIIYEDIEDNEVDLAELKPGPPYVFTDGQIVVPKGLKVPPIEQQKKRGYCKFHNFLGHKTSRCVLFRDLVQKALDEGRLKFGEKPKVVQANAETSKAAETLYAEPQEIMMVETMELSQVQVQGMSEEDYNEQMKVVYPQAEEDLIDFLNRCKLENKIVMLCPRCSAVCDREATEGLKEYQVVNKGARQNQRFDKGKGVMVQSNTNQKSGRRNTFSPPGSVPVEKWMHQGLIRFNKRAMEVGGSSGTKQIGPQEANRYSYRNNYRGKNPMTRTQWRRFQRQKKLAQQNLQTGQYKEVSRRPVKERLLPPVDEDKMEDEDLLDSEPDFDVICVVSILPSEYDVQSEVTEIESEFDHFDMADPKPVCYYVMNNGCVEEQLAYFEKPDFQMKSHLKPLFIRAKVENIRINKVLIDGGAAVNLMPRSMLHKIGKHDTDLSAHNIVLSNYEGKTGYSLGAIQVDVAVGSIVRPTLFLVIQSKANFNLLLGREWIHGVGVVPSTLHQKLIIWREDGIVENIEADQSFYKSEVDNVTAQTFDKKLANIAPCGDKEAVVESSDNVIHSVKLHPTYGFIWEREEIDAVPSEDGVIPPTG; translated from the exons ATGGCTGCTGGTGGCCTAGACTATTCGATTAGAAAGAAATTAGATACCCAGTATTTAAGGGATATGGCTCAATTGGCTGATAGAGTTCGACAACTCGAACGATTGAAGGTTGAAAAGGCTAGAAATTCTAAATTCCACAAGAAGGAAAAGGTTGCATATGTCGAAACCAATGACAGTGACCAGGAGTTCGATATTATTTATGAAGATATCGAAGACAATGAGGTTGATTTAGCAGAATTAAAACCTGGACCTCCTTATGTTT tcACAGATGGCCAGATTGTTGTTCCTAAGGGCTTGAAAGTACCCCCAATCGAACAACAGAAGAAAAggggttattgtaaatttcataatttccttGGCCATAAAACCTCACGTTGTGttcttttcagggatttggttcAAAAGGCTCTCGACGAAGGAAGGCTCAAATTTGGTGAGAAACCAAAGGTTGTTCAGGCAAATGCTGAAACATCCAAAGCTGCTGAAACTCTCTATGCAGAACCCCAAGAAATAATGATGGTCGAAACAATGGAGTTGTCTCAGGTGCAAGTTCAGGGCATGTCTGAAGAGGATTACAACGAACAAATGAAGGTTGTGTATCCTCAGGCTGAGGAGGATTTAATTGATTTCTTGAACAGATGCAAACTCGAAAACAAGATTGTGATGCTCTGCCCTCGCTGCAGTGCAGTATGTGATAGGGAGGCTACTGAGGGCCTCAAAGAATACCAAGTTGTTAACAAGGGGGCAAGGCAGAACCAACGTTTCGATAAAGGCAAAGGAGTTATGGTGCAGTCGAACACTAATCAGAAGTCTGGTCGAAGGAATACTTTCTCTCCTCCTGGTTCAGTTCCAGTCGAAAAATGGATGCACCAGGGACTCATAAGGTTCAACAAAAGGGCCATGGAAGTAGGTGGTTCGAGTGGAACGAAGCAAATTGGCCCACAGGAGGCTAATAGGTACTCTTATAGGAACAATTACAGAGGAAAGAATCCTATGACGAGGACCCAATGGCGTAGGTTCCAGCGTCAGAAGAAATTGGCCCAACAGAATCTGCAAACGGGCCAGTATAAAGAAGTATCTAGGAGGCCAGTAAAAGAGAGACTCCTGCCTCCAGTGGATGAAGATAAGATGGAGGATGAGGATTTACTAGATTCTGAACCAGACTTTGATGTCATTTGTGTGGTATCTATCTTGCCATCTGAATATGATGTCCAGTCTGAAGTTACTGAGATCGAAAGTGAGTTCGATCATTTTGATATGGCTGACCCAAAGCCAGTATGTTACTATGTTATGAACAATGGCTGTGTGGAAGAACAATTAGCTTATTTCGAAAAGCCAGATTTTCAGATGAAAAGTCATCTCAAACCTCTTTtcatcagagcaaaagttgagAATATTAGAATCAACAAAGTGCTCATAGATGGAGGAGCGGCTGTTAACTTAATGCCTCGATCTATGCTCCACAAGATCGGGAAACATGACACTGATCTATCTGCCCACAACATTGTGCTTTCGAATTATGAGGGTAAAACTGGCTATTCTTTGGGAGCCATTCAAGTAGATGTTGCTGTAGGCAGTATAGTTCGACCAACTCTATTCCTGGTGATACAGTCTAAGGCTAATTTTAACTtgctattaggaagggaatggaTTCATGGAGTTGGGGTTGTGCCATCTACCCTCCACCAGAAACTCATTATCTGGAGGGAGGATGGGATTGTTGAAAATATAGAGGCAGATCAAAGCTTCTATAAGTCAGAGGTTGATAATGTTACTGCACAAACCTTTGACAAAAAGTTGGCTAACATAGCACCTTGTGGTGACAAGGAGGCTGTTGTCGAATCAAGTGACAATGTTATCCACTCTGTCAAACTCCATCCTACCTATGGGTTTATATGGGAGAGGGAGGAAATTGATGCTGTTCCCTCTGAAGATGGAGTCATTCCACCAACTGGGTAG
- the LOC114391140 gene encoding uncharacterized protein LOC114391140, with translation MKHNADNKRREIEYQIGDWVLVKLRPFRQKSVKGVQTVAGKLAKRFYGPFQVLTRVGPAAYRLQLPEGARIHPVFHCSLLKPFKGIPEQADIASFPDQFINDQPVHPPLAILDYRRSSLEPRALWEVLVQWRGLSPDEATWEDWNQLKQDHHLEDKVILQGPQEDDSKPKIGNAETEQEGQIAKRGVQGEKTKRRICRPTYLKNYI, from the coding sequence ATGAAGCATAACGCGGACAACAAACGCAGGGAAATCGAATATCAAATCGGTGATTGGGTGCTTGTGAAACTCAGACCTTTCCGGCAGAAGTCTGTTAAAGGGGTGCAAACAGTGGCTGGCAAATTGGCCAAACGCTTTTATGGGCCTTTTCAGGTGTTGACTCGTGTTGGGCCTGCAGCATATCGTCTCCAATTGCCTGAAGGTGCCCGAATACACCCAGTATTCCATTGCTCCTTGTTAAAACCATTCAAGGGGATCCCAGAACAAGCTGATATCGCCTCCTTTCCGGACCAGTTCATCAATGATCAACCCGTACACCCCCCCTTAGCCATATTGGACTATCGACGTTCTTCACTAGAACCTCGTGCCCTTTGGGAAGTTTTGGTTCAATGGCGCGGATTGTCACCCGATGAAGCAACTTGGGAGGATTGGAATCAATTGAAGCAGGaccatcaccttgaggacaaggtgattCTTCAAGGGCCACAGGAAGATGATAGCAAACCAAAGATAGGAAACGCGGAAACAGAACAAGAGGGTCAAATAGCAAAAAGAGGGGTGCAAGGAGAAAAGACCAAGAGAAGGATTTGCAGACCCACGTACCTCAAAAATTATATCTGA
- the LOC114390578 gene encoding arabinosyltransferase XEG113-like, with translation MAWRKGFEEVANSKPLFLTIYTVVIIGIVVSSFYVFSAIYSANPPSAQSSAWLSSISSDATHVTDQTLNVSQSAAVHTVPPPSPRPRNESPRSIWDDPPPNKKMPPLKDFRLTKELVRQRVKDNAIIVTFGNYAFMDFILTWVKQLTDLGVSNFLVGAMDTKLLEALYWKGIPVFDMGSHMSTVDVGWGSPTFHKMGREKVILIDSILPFGFELLMCDTDMVWLKNPLPYLARYPEADVLTSSDQVIPTVVDDSLENWPEVSGAYNIGIFHWRPTESAKKLAKQWKEMLLADDQIWDQNGFNDIVHRQLGPSVDDESGLVFVFDGKLKLGILPASIFCSGHTYFIQAMYQQLRLEPYAVHTTFQYGGTEGKRHRLREAMHFLDPPEYYNPLGGFLSFKPHIPKNLLLSGEHNVESHFTLVNYQIKQIRAALAIASLLNRTLVMPPLWCRIDRLWYPHPGILEGSMTRQPFLCPLDHVFEVNVMLKKLPEEEFGPQIDFREYSILDNPSLPSEVKKSWLDVQLCKDGTQDCDASASNDTTVGGVLKFPKHSNEEMFMKVFSSLKDVKVIKFSTVQDAFTGFTDKEREEKFRNRVKRYVGIWCCVPDHSPGHIYYDMYWDEKPGWKAVPPQTSEDDHPPY, from the exons ATGGCGTGGAGAAAAGGGTTTGAGGAAGTGGCTAATTCGAAGCCTCTGTTCCTCACGATCTACACTGTTGTCATCATTGGCATCgtggtttcttctttctacGTCTTCTCTGCTATATACTCAGCCAACCCTCCTTCTGCTCAATCTTCTGCATGGCTCTCTTCCATTTCGA GTGATGCAACTCATGTTACGGATCAGACACTAAATGTTTCTCAGTCAGCAGCGGTGCATACTGTGCCCCCTCCTTCCCCAAGGCCACGAAATGAATCACCAAGGTCTATATGGGATGATCCACCACCCAATAAAAAGATGCCACCTTTGAAGGATTTCAGGCTGACCAAAGAATTGGTTCGGCAAAGGGTGAAGGATAATGCTATAATAGTGACCTTTGGTAACTACGCGTTCATGGATTTTATTCTTACGTGGGTTAAACAATTGACAGATCTGGGGGTTTCTAATTTCCTTGTTG GTGCAATGGACACCAAATTATTGGAGGCACTGTATTGGAAAGGGATACCAGTTTTTGACATGGGCAGCCATATGAGCACAGTTGATGTTGGCTGGGGTTCTCCAACATTTCATAAAATGGGGAGAGAAAAAGTTATTCTGATAGACTCAATACTGCCTTTTGGTTTCGAGCTGTTGATGTGTGATACTGACATGGTTTGGTTGAAG AACCCGCTTCCGTATCTTGCTCGTTATCCAGAAGCAGATGTTTTAACTTCAAGTGATCAAGTTATACCAACTGTTGTTGATGATAGTTTGGAAAATTGGCCTGAAG TTAGTGGCGCATACAACATAGGAATTTTCCATTGGAGACCTACAGAGTCTGCAAAAAAATTGGCAAAGCAATGGAAAGAAATGCTCCTAGCTGATGACCAGATATGGGATCAAAATGGGTTTAATGATATTGTTCACAGACAGTTAGGTCCATCTGTTGATGATGAAAGTGggcttgtttttgtttttgatggAAAACTGAAGCTGGGGATTTTGCCGGCAAGTATCTTCTGTAGTGGACATACATATTTTATCCAG GCTATGTACCAGCAACTAAGGTTGGAGCCATATGCAGTGCACACAACATTTCAATATGGAGGCACTGAAGGAAAGCGCCATCGACTGCGAGAAGCCATGCACTTCCTCGATCCACCAGAATACTATAATCCTCTTG GGGGTTTCTTGTCATTTAAGCCACATATTCCAAAAAACTTATTGCTAAGTGGGGAGCATAATGTTGAATCACATTTTACTCTTGTTAATTACCAA atTAAACAGATTAGGGCAGCACTTGCAATTGCTTCCCTTTTAAACAGAACACTG GTCATGCCGCCACTATGGTGCAGGATTGATAGGCTATGGTATCCCCATCCTGGTATTTTGGAAGGGTCCATGACTAGACAACCTTTTCTCTGTCCTTTGGACCACGTATTTGAG GTGAATGTCATGTTGAAAAAGCTCCCTGAAGAAGAGTTTGGTCCTCAAATAGATTTTAGAGAGTACTCAATACTTGATAATCCTTCTCTTCCATCAGAG GTAAAAAAGTCTTGGCTTGATGTTCAGCTCTGTAAAGATGGAACCCAAGATTGTGATGCATCAGCATCAAATGATACCACTGTTGGGGGAGTACTTAAATTTCCCAAGCACAGCAATGAAGAAAtg TTTATGAAAGTATTCTCGTCACTCAAGGATGTAAAAGTGATCAAGTTCTCTACAGTGCAAGATGCATTCACAGGTTTTACTGACAAG GAAAGGGAAGAAAAATTCAGAAATCGTGTTAAGCGGTATGTGGGCATATGGTGCTGTGTGCCAGATCACAGTCCTGGTCATATATATTATGATATGTACTGGGATGAGAAACCAGGATGGAAAGCAGTTCCTCCTCAAACTTCTGAGGATGATCATCCACCGTATTGA
- the LOC114391142 gene encoding uncharacterized protein LOC114391142, which yields MPNNPGMQMAQAPQPLARIEPPAQQVEPNPGIVLVNRNQNADEVIGNVQQNRFDRQNNLAQMVETILVQNGLNLGLHRPNFVSALSEYVLQTELPRGVKIPKFTKFAGETNESTVEHIARYLVEAGDLANNENLRMKYFPNSLTKNAFTWFTTLSPHSIHNWNQLERIFHEQFYMGQSKILKS from the coding sequence ATGCCTAACAATCCAGGGATGCAAATGGCTCAAGCACCACAACCATTGGCTCGCATAGAGCCACCAGCCCAACAGGTCGAACCAAACCCTGGTATAGTATTGGTAAATAGAAACCAAAATGCTGATGAAGTAATAGGGAATGTTCAACAAAACCGTTTCGATAGGCAGAATAACCTGGCCCAAATGGTCGAAACAATTCTAGTACAAAATGGTTTGAACTTGGGCTTACACAGGCCCAATTTTGTGTCCGCATTATCTGAATATGTGTTACAGACagaattaccaaggggtgtgaaAATCCCTAAGTTTACTAAGTTTGCAGGAGAGACAAATGAGTCCACTGTCGAACACATTGCTAGATATTTGGTCGAGGCAGGGGACTTggctaataatgaaaatttaagaatgaaatatTTCCCTAATTCCTTAACTAAAAATGCTTTCACATGGTTTACAACCCTTTCTCCTCATTCCATACATAATTGGAACCAATTGGAGAGGATTTTCCATGAGCAATTTTATATGGGACAGTCTAAGATATTAAAGAGTTAG